The genomic DNA GAAAAACGATTTTAAAAGATGAGTGAgtaataaataacattttaaagttcactAATCAAGTGGTAAGcaaagttgagtgattattagtgtaattaactcTCTAAAAAATGaggtatttaatttttgtttatttaaaaattcacttGCATAATTGTTTAGTACTTGTATGACGTGTTAAGAGATATCTTCTAATTGTTTATTTAGTCGTTGagagtattattttatttttatctcgtGATACACGGGAATGACGAGGTTTACTTCATCCCCTATCTTTCGAGATTAATCTAAGgttatttctctctcttaaaGACTGACTAACAAGATGCTGATTGTTCCATGAATACGCGAGGGTAAGTGATAATTGGGCGCTTGTGTGTTTCGGTAATGTGGCCGACATGCTAATACTGGTGCCGGCAAACCATATTAAGCAGTTTTTCTTAGTAAATCATAAAAGAagaatcttatttttattactaAGAACCTTACTGTTAACTATTAGACAATTTTTTTCCCCATTGGAGAGTGGTTGCATTAGCCTAGTCGTTGAAATTGATTATGAAACCTCTGGTAAGCACATATACAGATAAAGAAGCAAGTGGGACTGCGACGTTTCTTTTACAGTTCTGGTTTTCACTATTTCCTTCCTTCTAGTTATACAGCCCTAAATTGGAAGTTTTTCTAAAAACTAAAAGGattattaaattgaataacAATGCATTGCGGAAGACAAACAAGCTTTATTTGTTTCAATACATTAGCGGGAGGATTGAttggataaattatttgttGATCTTCTTATTAACTACTAGTTACATTAAACATCAGTCTATATCACTTTCTTAATCTTGCATTGTTTCTGCAGTTTCAATTGTTCACATCCACAATGTCTAGTTTCTAGCATCTAATGCTGCAACTTTCTTCCCACTATAAAAATCATTCATTACTAGGGCACTGTGACAACAAACAAATAACTTTGACTTCCATCATCAGTGTCCATGTGACTTGTCTGTAGGTGCATTGCATGGTTGCGCTTAAGAATCACAAGGACAGATGGTAAAGAGTTTATGGAATCAGTACGCAACCAAATAgatagtaaaatttttaatagtattGTCCCTTAATgaattcattcaattttttcacTTCCCCGCTTTGCTGCTCAACCACTGCTCGGACAACATCTACAAGGGAAATCATTCCAACAATCCGTCCATCTACCACAGGGACATGCCGTATCTGATTCTCTGTCAACATCCACCATAAATTTGCTCATGAAAATCGAAATGAAGTTCTTGACTCCATGTttcattgattttcttttttacaattCAAAGAAGAAATATTGTCTACCTGTCATGAGCTGCATTGCTTGAAGAATATTTGTATCAGATCTCACTGTTATCAACTTACTCTGTTAATATATAAGATTGTGAAGCTGGGTTAGATAGATGAACAGTTTTTTTTCCCCTAAGAAAAGACTCTTATCAGGAAGAAGAAGTTACCTGATCAGTCATGATTTCCACAACTTTCGTGAATTTAGGCTGTCTATCCTGTCCTATTACTTTACGGATATAGTCTGCATTGTCAATGGTTAGTCCACCATTAGCGCACACGCACACAAAAAGAGCTTCATTCGTAATTCATACTATTACttttggattaaaaaaaaaataaaaatctaacaTCCTTTGTTTTGACCCCCTTCCTTTGTTTCGACCCCCTTTTTTGGGTTATTTTCCTAGTTGGTAATGTGTAGAGAAATGGAAATTTATCCATTTCCTTAACCTGAGGATAGGATGTGGCAATCAATTACCTCTTTCTGTGATGATTCCTGCAATCAGTTGCTGCTCTCCTGGTTTCAGAACCACCAAAGACCCAACATTATTCTCTGCCATCTATAATTTCATCattatgaaaatgaataatataaCCAAATAGATCAGCATGGCAAGTTTCGTTTATTCATTTCCATTGTTACAGAAACCTACTTGTTTCACAGCATCCCGGACAGTGTCATTACTTTGGCACCACAGCCAAGATCCGACCTTTTCGTCTCCTTTTGTCATCAACACATCTGCCACAGTCGTGTTCTCTAAACCCTTTTCCTGCATATCTGGATAGGAGGTGACACAGCCATATCGCGTGAATACTCTGCTCATCTCGGCTCTATCCTTCACAAGTGAATGCTTCAGAATTGCTTGCTTGAGGTATTCCTGGCAAGACCATACTGCTCGGGCAATTCGGTTCATTTTGATCCTGCAGGTAATTGGAAACGAAAGCATGCTATCAAATGTAAATATGcttttttaaactatttatttaAGCAAAGAAAAGAATGTGTTGCTCTAATATGCCTTGTTTTGGTTACAGATTAGAGAGcgagagattgagattgagcTTGGAGGTGAATATATATAGAAGCTCTCCTGAACCTGAAGATATGTACTCACAAGTAAGGCTTTAGAAGAATATCTTGCCACCATAGCTAGCTTGTTAAAATGTACTTTGTTATGTTCTTTTCTTGAGTAATTGGGTGAATTTCAACACAATCTTGGAACGGATGCAAAATGGAAACGGAAGTCAATTGAAAAGAGATGCCAGACCTGCCAGTGAAGGAACATGCCTGTGGAATCTCCATTTCTCTCAAAATAGAAGTTTTGTCCCAAGCGGCAAAGGAAGCAATCACTGAATCTGAGAAGACGGGGGCAGTGCAAATGCTCCAAATTCTTTCCAAAGAATCAAAGAAAAGCCTATTTATACATGAACTTTGTGCAGAGTATTTGCTAACAGCACCAAATTAAATTGCTATCTTTAACTAGTTTACTTTTACAGGTTTATCTATGGCGGAACAGAAGTGGCATTTCCGCCTTCGGCTCCCTTGGACATCATCAACGCCAGGAAAAGACCCTGCTGATAAGTTTCAACCCCCTAATCGGGCAACCAGCAGAACTTCTGATCAGAAGCCAGTTTTTACGCCTCGAGCCTCAGCCTCATCACGGTCTGCTCCTCCACGAACTCGAGCACCACCAATAACAGAGTCTCAGCCACCTTCTTCATCAAGTTCAACTACTCGATCCAGAGCTGCTCTGCCACGGGCATCAGCATCCAGCGCAGTAGCTCGGCCTCGAGCTGCCTCTCAACTTCCCGTACCACCCCGTGCAGCAACACCACCCCGTGCAGCAACACGGCCTCGAGCTGCCTTTCAACCTCCCATACCACATCATGCAGCAACACGGCCTCGAGTTGCCTCTCAACCTCCCATACCACATCATGCAGCAACACGGCCTCGAGCTGCCTTTCAACCTCCCATACCACATCATGCAGCAACACGGCCTCGAGTTGCCTCTCAACCTCCCATACCACATCATGCAGCAACACGGCCTCGAGCTGCCTTTCAACCTCCCATACCACATCATGCAGCAACACGGCCTCGAGCTACCTCTCAACCTCCCGTGCCAACCCGAGAATCAACTGCCACTATGCCACCATCACCACCTCATGTGTTCCCTCAAGCCGGGGACTGGGTTACAACCCCTCAATCACCAACCCCTCCGTTAACAGAGTCTGAAGCTGCTGCTTCTCAACCTCCAACACCAACCCGTGTAGCAAAAGAAACCCAAGCTGCCGATAAGCCACCATCACCACCTCGTGTGTCCCCTCCTCAACCCCAGGTTAGCCCCTTCCTATCTATCTCAATTTCTGAGACTCAATCAGCATTACAAGCAGCTGCACAATCTCAATCCCCGCCAAAATTGGCCTCTAATCTCACTGAGCAGACATCATCACCACAATCCCCAATGGCCTCTCAACCTCCAATAAGTGCAGCAAAAGAACCTCAATTTACCACTAGGCCGCCATCACCACCTGCTGTGAGCCCTGGACCCCAGGTTACCCCATCCCCCCCTCTCACAATTTATGAGTCTCAACCAGCATTACAGGACGCTGCACAATCTCAATCCACGTCAAAATTGACCTCTCAACCCACTGACCAGACATCACCACAATCCCCAATAGTCTCTCAACCTCCGACAAGTGCAGCAAAAGAACCCCAAACTGCCACTAGGTCCCCATCACCACCTCCTGTGAGCCCTAAACCCCGGGTTACCCCATCTCCATCTCTCACAATTTCTGAGACTCAACCAATATTACAAGCAACTGCACAATCTCAATCCTTGCCAAAATTAGCCTCCCATCCTGCTGCTGAGACATCATCACAgccatcttctctctctttcaagtCCATTCAAACAAAACCAGAGGAAGAACCAAAGCCCCCACCTCCATCTGTctctaatgaagaagaacaaaggCCATCAAGGTCTCAGCCTGAGCTACAAGATTCACGCCCGGAGGAAGAGAGGACGATGAGCCCAACAAAACAGAGGACCTTTCAGGCTAGTGCGATGCCAACCTGGCCTTCAGAAACACCACTCCCCGCTGCAGTAGCTGCACCAGAACCCGATGTACGATCAGAAAATTTTATACCAGGGAAGGAACTGAACACCAGTATCGTCACTGAAGAGCCCAGACCAAGGACTATCACTGAGCTTCATGCCGGGCCGATGCATCCCAGTGTTCCATTAGACTCGGAGCCGAATCAGATGGAGAAGGAAGCAATTCTCAATAGAATGGGTGGATTAGACACCTCCAGTTCCAATATTGAACGAATTAAAGGAATGATGGATGATATATCAACGTTTGTTAATAAGGTGGCTGCTCAACAGC from Diospyros lotus cultivar Yz01 chromosome 4, ASM1463336v1, whole genome shotgun sequence includes the following:
- the LOC127798989 gene encoding CBS domain-containing protein CBSX3, mitochondrial isoform X1 — its product is MEIPQACSFTGRIKMNRIARAVWSCQEYLKQAILKHSLVKDRAEMSRVFTRYGCVTSYPDMQEKGLENTTVADVLMTKGDEKVGSWLWCQSNDTVRDAVKQMAENNVGSLVVLKPGEQQLIAGIITERDYIRKVIGQDRQPKFTKVVEIMTDQSKLITVRSDTNILQAMQLMTENQIRHVPVVDGRIVGMISLVDVVRAVVEQQSGEVKKLNEFIKGQYY
- the LOC127798989 gene encoding CBS domain-containing protein CBSX3, mitochondrial isoform X2; this translates as MNRIARAVWSCQEYLKQAILKHSLVKDRAEMSRVFTRYGCVTSYPDMQEKGLENTTVADVLMTKGDEKVGSWLWCQSNDTVRDAVKQMAENNVGSLVVLKPGEQQLIAGIITERDYIRKVIGQDRQPKFTKVVEIMTDQSKLITVRSDTNILQAMQLMTENQIRHVPVVDGRIVGMISLVDVVRAVVEQQSGEVKKLNEFIKGQYY
- the LOC127798988 gene encoding extensin-like, which produces MAEQKWHFRLRLPWTSSTPGKDPADKFQPPNRATSRTSDQKPVFTPRASASSRSAPPRTRAPPITESQPPSSSSSTTRSRAALPRASASSAVARPRAASQLPVPPRAATPPRAATRPRAAFQPPIPHHAATRPRVASQPPIPHHAATRPRAAFQPPIPHHAATRPRVASQPPIPHHAATRPRAAFQPPIPHHAATRPRATSQPPVPTRESTATMPPSPPHVFPQAGDWVTTPQSPTPPLTESEAAASQPPTPTRVAKETQAADKPPSPPRVSPPQPQVSPFLSISISETQSALQAAAQSQSPPKLASNLTEQTSSPQSPMASQPPISAAKEPQFTTRPPSPPAVSPGPQVTPSPPLTIYESQPALQDAAQSQSTSKLTSQPTDQTSPQSPIVSQPPTSAAKEPQTATRSPSPPPVSPKPRVTPSPSLTISETQPILQATAQSQSLPKLASHPAAETSSQPSSLSFKSIQTKPEEEPKPPPPSVSNEEEQRPSRSQPELQDSRPEEERTMSPTKQRTFQASAMPTWPSETPLPAAVAAPEPDVRSENFIPGKELNTSIVTEEPRPRTITELHAGPMHPSVPLDSEPNQMEKEAILNRMGGLDTSSSNIERIKGMMDDISTFVNKVAAQQQKLTVDEKAIGLITIAGENRGASMQLACDAARKGVPVPIKRRYKNDPDEISEATSDGEERPEYLENGDQPGRAFNYINSNTQSVNSSILLNRSIGEAKPGVPS